From Zingiber officinale cultivar Zhangliang chromosome 5B, Zo_v1.1, whole genome shotgun sequence, the proteins below share one genomic window:
- the LOC121985737 gene encoding pentatricopeptide repeat-containing protein At4g32450, mitochondrial-like, whose amino-acid sequence MFKNKIPILAKSSLSLLFQVRLYSPSFLAYSLRLPLRNPGSLHENFAHNALSTPLYLRWLSTATQRNDFPPDHYAHRESVSEPHYNSPPSFPTGMYQGPDGYRSGEAGGTPTYSHERLNYHRSGIHGEFSSNSNGCDTSSTVPASSTSKEWRNKHEFSVNSDGYNQGYSRPGGHSTSAFTNQHYHSPQTSWHYQNNTAEFHQNPSIHGVDVRQEGILHHSNVVPGHITNVESYGNGKEWHRREGSYQDPSGHYGERYPERFGTYSSFGNEKYGHNPGNVQHDPNSNCLDNRAGTWAHNPSIHGGDAQQEGFSNSSNVVRGHNTIANGESYGNRKECHRREELYQDPSGHYGERYPKPSGTYPRYGNEKYGHNPGNVQHDPNPNCLDNTAGTFPNNQKGTYTDREGNIHQRSHGFLKEMPTDILYDHAGYQRENPPVVHQNSAFSGNSAGQNTSESSIGSAEIGYSSRYKGTIDELDELCKEKKMKEAMEVLAMLEKNGFMVDLPRYLNLMVACDDDKFIEEARKLHSHILQRFENVEVRVNNKILDMYFKCSSTSDAFQLFDNMPHRNLTSWETMIMGLANNGHGEDAIEMFTGFKQKELAPDGGLFVSIFYVCGCLGAIEEGLLHFASMEKDFGIAPGMEHYLGIVDMLGRAGYLEEALEFIHQMPCEPSIDIWETLMTLSRLNGNLELGDLCAKVVEHLDASRLNEQSKKGLLLVKDSDLAKEKEKKKGLQLKSRIREYRAGDRSHPENDKLYAQLRCLQQQMKEAGYVPDTRFVLHDVDQESKEDALLAHSERLALSYALMTSSVRSDIKIMKNLRVCGDCHNALKIISKLVGRLIIARDAKRFHHFENGVCSCKDYW is encoded by the coding sequence ATGTTCAAGAATAAGATACCGATCCTCGCCAAGAGTTCCCTGTCTCTGTTATTTCAGGTTCGATTGTATTCTCCTTCATTTCTCGCATATTCTCTCCGACTTCCTCTGCGAAACCCTGGGAGTTTGCATGAGAATTTTGCCCACAACGCACTTTCTACACCCCTGTACCTTCGTTGGCTAAGCACTGCTACTCAAAGAAATGATTTTCCACCTGACCACTATGCCCACCGGGAGAGTGTCAGTGAACCCCATTACAACTCCCCTCCATCGTTTCCCACTGGTATGTATCAGGGTCCAGATGGCTACAGGAGTGGAGAGGCGGGAGGAACTCCAACTTATAGTCATGAACGGTTAAATTACCACAGAAGTGGCATCCACGGGGAGTTCAGTTCAAACTCAAATGGATGCGACACTAGCAGCACTGTGCCTGCGAGTTCCACTAGCAAGGAATGGAGAAACAAACATGAATTTTCTGTCAATTCTGATGGATACAATCAGGGCTATTCTAGACCTGGCGGGCACAGTACAAGTGCTTTTACTAATCAGCACTACCATAGTCCACAAACAAGTTGGCATTACCAAAATAACACGGCAGAGTTCCACCAGAATCCTAGCATCCATGGTGTAGATGTCCGACAGGAAGGTATTTTGCATCATTCAAATGTTGTTCCTGGCCATATAACAAATGTCGAATCATATGGAAATGGGAAAGAATGGCATAGAAGGGAAGGATCATATCAAGATCCTAGTGGCCATTATGGAGAGAGATATCCAGAACGCTTCGGCACATATTCAAGCTTTGGTAATGAAAAATATGGACATAATCCAGGGAATGTGCAACATGATCCAAATTCTAATTGTCTGGATAACAGAGCAGGAACTTGGGCACATAATCCTAGCATACATGGTGGAGatgcccaacaagaaggtttttCCAATAGTTCAAATGTTGTTCGTGGCCATAACACCATAGCCAATGGTGAATCATATGGAAATCGGAAAGAATGTCATAGAAGGGAGGAATTATATCAAGATCCTAGTGGCCATTATGGAGAGAGATATCCAAAACCCTCGGGCACATATCCACGCTACGGCAATGAAAAATATGGACACAATCCAGGAAATGTGCAACATGATCCAAATCCTAATTGTCTGGATAACACAGCTGGAACTTTTCCAAATAACCAGAAAGGAACTTATACAGATAGAGAAGGAAATATTCATCAAAGGTCACATGGGTTTTTAAAAGAAATGCCAACTGACATTTTGTATGACCATGCTGGATATCAAAGAGAGAATCCTCCTGTAGTTCATCAGAACTCTGCTTTCTCTGGTAATTCAGCAGGACAAAATACTTCTGAATCTTCTATTGGATCTGCTGAAATTGGCTATTCTAGTAGATACAAAGGTACAATTGATGAACTGGACGAGCTTTGCAAAGAAAAGAAGATGAAAGAAGCAATGGAAGTGTTGGCTATGCTTGAGAAGAATGGGTTTATGGTGGACCTTCCAAGGTATTTGAATTTGATGGTAGCATGTGATGATGACAAGTTTATAGAAGAAGCAAGAAAATTACATAGCCACATATTACAAAGATTTGAAAATGTTGAGGTTAGAGTAAACAACAAGATTTTGGATATGTACTTCAAATGCAGTTCAACATCTGATGCTTTTCAGTTATTTGATAATATGCCTCATCGAAATTTGACATCTTGGGAGACCATGATAATGGGTCTTGCAAATAATGGGCACGGAGAGGATGCAATTGAAATGTTCACCGGGTTTAAACAGAAAGAGTTGGCACCTGATGGAGGATTGTTTGTATCAATTTTTTATGTCTGTGGTTGTCTAGGAGCTATTGAGGAAGGACTGTTACACTTTGCATCAATGGAAAAAGATTTTGGTATTGCTCCTGGCATGGAACATTATCTTGGCATTGTAGATATGCTTGGGAGAGCAGGATATTTGGAAGAAGCTCTTGAATTCATTCACCAGATGCCATGTGAGCCGAGTATTGATATTTGGGAAACACTAATGACTCTTTCTAGATTAAATGGAAATTTGGAACTAGGGGATCTATGTGCTAAGGTTGTAGAGCATTTAGATGCTTCTAGGCTAAATGAACAATCTAAGAAGGGTCTGTTGCTTGTGAAAGATTCAgacttggcaaaggagaaagaaaagaagaagggtcTTCAACTTAAGAGCAGAATTCGTGAATACAGAGCAGGAGACAGATCTCATCCTGAAAATGACAAACTTTATGCACAGCTAAGatgtttgcaacaacaaatgaaGGAGGCTGGATATGTGCCAGACACAAGATTTGTGCTCCATGATGTTGACCAGGAATCTAAGGAGGATGCTTTACTTGCTCACAGTGAGAGGCTGGCTCTTTCTTATGCCCTTATGACTTCCTCTGTTCGATCAGATATTAAGATTATGAAAAATCTTCGTGTTTGTGGAGATTGTCataatgctttgaaaatcatATCAAAGCTAGTTGGAAGACTAATCATTGCAAGAGATGCTAAGAGATTTCATCATTTTGAGAATGGAGTATGCTCATGCAAAGATTATTGGTAA